A single Elephas maximus indicus isolate mEleMax1 chromosome 2, mEleMax1 primary haplotype, whole genome shotgun sequence DNA region contains:
- the LOC126061420 gene encoding high mobility group protein B2-like — MSKGDPNKPRGKMSSYAFFVQTCREEHKKKHPDSSVNFAEFSKKCFERWKTMSAKEKSKFEGMAKSDKARYDREMKNYVPPKGDKKGKKKDPNAPKRPPSAAFLFCSEHRPKIKSEHPGLSIGDTAKKLGEMWSEQSAKDKQPYEQKAAKLKEKYVKDIAAYRAKGKSEAGKKGPGRPTGSKKKNESEDEEEEEEEEEDEDDEEEDEDEE, encoded by the coding sequence ATGAGCAAAGGAGACCCCAACAAGCCGCGGGGCAAAATGTCCTCGTATGCCTTCTTCGTGCAGACCTGCCGAGAAGAGCACAAGAAGAAACACCCAGACTCTTCGGTTAATTTCGCCGAGTTCTCCAAGAAGTGCTTTGAGAGATGGAAGACCATGTCTGCAAAGGAAAAGTCGAAGTTTGAAGGTATGGCAAAAAGTGACAAAGCTCGCTATGACAGGGAGATGAAAAATTACGTTCCTCCCAAAGGTgataagaaaggaaagaaaaaagatcccAACGCCCCTAAAAGGCCACCATCTGCCGCCTTCCTGTTTTGCTCTGAACATCGCCCAAAGATCAAAAGTGAACACCCAGGCCTGTCCATTGGGGATACTGCAAAAAAATTGGGTGAAATGTGGTCCGAACAATCAGCCAAAGATAAACAACCGTATGAACAGAAAGCAGCCAAGCTAAAGGAGAAATATGTAAAGGATATTGCCGCATACCGTGCCAAGGGCAAAAGTGAAGCAGGAAAGAAGGGTCCTGGCAGGCCAACAGGCTCAAAGAAGAAGAACGAATCAGaagatgaggaggaagaggaggaggaggaagaagatgagGATGATGAGGAAGAGGATGAAGATGAAGAATAA